GCTTGGTGCGCTCATTGTTACTTTTAGCTTTCTTAGCCAGTATTGTAGGTCTGTGGACCCAAACCCATACAGCCTTGTTCTCTTTGCTCGATGGCGTGACGTTATGGTCTAGCAATACCACGCTCAATGGTATTGAGCAGCAGCTGCCCATAACCTTAAAGTCACTGCTGTTGTCGTTTATCATTGTTGGATTTTCGATGATGATTGCCACCAATCTACCCGGCCTGATTGAGCTAACGATCTTGCAACGGCTCGATTTGAGCCAAGGCACAGGCTTTGCGCTTACCACAGTGAGTCGCTATCTGGTGATATTCTTCGGTATATTGAGTGGTTTCTCAACACTGGGAATGGAGTGGTCTAAACTGCAGTGGCTAGTCGCTGCACTATCGGTCGGCTTAGGTTTTGGTCTACAAGAGATCTTCGCCAACTTTATCTCAGGTCTAATTATTTTATTTGAAAAGCCGGTTCGAATTGGCGACACGGTAACCATTAGAGATCTCACCGGCACGGTAAGTAAAATTCAAATTCGTGCAACGACCATTATTGATTGGGATCGCAAAGAGATTATTGTTCCCAACAAGGCCTTTATTACCGAGCAACTCATTAACTGGTCGCTGTCCGACCCGATTACGCGGGTGATAGTTTATGTCTCGGTAGCGCGTGATTCCGATCCAGCGCGAGTAGAAGCCGCGCTTTATCAAGCAGTACAAGAGTGTGATGATGCACTACTAACGCCCGAGCCTGAAGTTTGGTTTGCCGGCTTTGGCAAACATACTCAAGACTTTGAAGTCAGAGCTTATGCAAAAGATATGGGCACCCGTTGGCCATTGAGACACAAGCTGCACAAACAGATCAGCAAGAAGTTACGCGATAACAACTTAGTACTCGCTTATCCTCAACTGGAAGTGCATGTATCACAAGGGCAGAGTAAAGATGTTCAAAATTTAATAAGAACCTAATATCCAATGATTCAAGAAGCTAACTAATGAAGATATATGCTCACCGCGGTGCGAGTGGTTCCGCCCCTGAAAATACCGTCAAAGCGTTTATGAAAGCGATTGAACTCGGCGCAGAAGCCATTGAGCTGGATATTCATTTAGTTGAAGACCAACTCTATGTTTTTCACGATAGAAGGCTCGAAGGAAAAAGCTCAGGCAGAGGCATAATCGATAAAGCGAGTAAACAATATGTAGCAGGAATCACCGTCTCAGGTGAAGCCATTCCGACACTAGTGGAGGTGTTGGCAGCGTTAAAACCTTACAACATTGAGGTTAATATAGAGCTTAAAGGGCTATCGGTGCTGCCTGCCTTTACAGAGCTATACGCTAATCTAATTCAGCAACAGAGTTATGAACCAAGCAAGCTGTTAATCTCATCTTTTAATCACCCGATGCTTAAAACGTTTAAGCAGTCTTTTCCCTGTGCGAATGTTGCACCACTCATCGAGGGTGTGCCTCTAAATTTGGCACAAGTGGTTAGCGAGCTCGACGCATACTCTATCCATTTAGGCCTGAGTTTTGTCACCGAAGAGATGATTAACGATGCACATAAACGTGGCGCGAAGGTTTATGTTTATACGGTGGATTTCTCGGACGATATAACAATGTTGGCGGCGCTAGGAGTTGATGGCATCTTCACTAACTTTCCCGCCAGAGCCATTAATACATTAGCAAAAAACTAACTGCTATTAGTTTCACTTCCCGTAGATGATTTATACCCATCCGACTTGAAGATGCTCGTTTCAGAGGCGATGGGTATAGATATCTATCACCCAAAATAGAATAATATAATCTACACTAAAATGAACAGCTTAAACTTGTTTGTTGCGTTGAGCCCAGCCACCGATAGCGATAAAAACAGCAACAACAAGGATAAACAGCCAGTGCGAAGGCGCTTTTGCCATATATTGCGCTAGTACAGGGCTTAGTTTTACTATAATTAAGCCATAGCCAAACGCATTGACTAACACGAAAACAAATGTGCGAATGATAAAAGAACGCCCAGTTAAGTAGCGTCGCAAGAAACGATTGATATCGCTACCAAATACAACAAGCGCACACGCCACAATAGCTGTTGAAGCTTCTGTTAGCCAAGGATAGATAAACGAACCTAAATAGCTCAGAAACTCAATCAATTTAGACATAAAATACTCGAATACAACGATGTAGAGCTAGGATAAAGGGAGTCAGCATGGGACACAAGCTACTATTGCTTACCAGAGAAAATGAACGATATCGTCAGCTTTTGGCTTCTTGTCATCTGCCTAACATCCATATTTTGGATGATAACCCACAAAATATTTTCAATGCGGACCTATGGCTTGCAGAGCCCAGCCTCGCCGCCCCCATACTGCCTCACGCAGCCAATTTAAAATGGATGCAGTCAACTTTTGCTGGAGTGGACGCATTAGTGAAGCCGAGGCAACGCCGAGACTATGAATTGACTAATGTTCGTGGGATTTTTGGTCCATTGATGAGTGAATACATGTTTGGTTACCTTTTAGCGTACCAGCGAGAACACTTTAAGTATAGAAGTCAGCAAGCTCAGAAAGTATGGCTTCCTGGTAGCTACAAGACGTTACAAGGGCAAAACCTACTGCTGCTAGGAACGGGCTCCATCGCTAAGCATATCGCCCAAACGGCTAAGCATTTCGGCATGCATGTTATCGGTATTAATCGCGGCGCAAAACCGACCAAAGGCTTTGATGAAGTTGACACCTTAGCCAACCTAACCCATTACCTACCAAGGGCTGATGCCGTTGCCAGTATTTTACCGAGTACTCCAGAGACCCGAGGCGCACTTAACCAGCATACGTTATCGCTATTAAAGAAAGAGGTGGTGTTATTTAACTTAGGTAGAGGCGATGTGCTCGATTTAGACGCCTTATATATTCAGCTGATCCAAAACCAGCAGCAACAGGCTATCCTTGACGTATTTAATCAAGAACCATTGCCAGAAGAGCACCCAATTTGGTCTCTCGACAATGTGGTAATTACACCACATATTGCCGCGCCTAGCTTTCCAGAGCAAGTAGTAGAGATCTTTTCAGAAAACTACCATAAGTGGATAAAGGGAGAAAAGCTATCTCATCGGGTTCATTTCGAACGTGGCTACTGATAACTTTAAATCAAGATTGTCCCTTACAACGCAAAACATGACCAAGTAGCCAAGCTGCCACTTGGTTGTGATCCACTGCACCCTTTTTAATAACTGCAAATATAAGCAACGACTGATAACTATTCTCACTAGTTATTAGCATTGAGAATCGTTTTCATTTATACTTCGTGCATATTCGGTTGTTGGATCACTATATATGTACGTTTGCCTTTGTCATGCAATTACAGATACACAGATTAAAGAAGCGGTTAGCCAAGGCGATGCTTCATTAGCTGATGTAAAAAGGCGCCTAGGCGTTGCAGACCAATGTGGTAAGTGTGCCAAAATGGCAACCCAAATAATCCAAAGACAGGTCGATATCGAACCCAATTTTTATGAAGTTGCTTAGTATTTGAATAGCTATTTCTCATAAAAAAATGCAGCCATATGGCTGCATTTTTTTATGTCTGGTAATTCAAACTTCAACACTATTCCTGCTGCTCGCCTTCCCCAAGCTCAACACTATCAACACGCTGAAGCCCACGAGGCAACTTAGCCCCTCTGCGACCACGCTCTCCACGATAATGCTCCAAATCACTTGGTTTTAAGGTTAGCTTGCGCTTACCGGCCCACAAAGTAACTGGCATACCTTCGGGGATAACCTGAAGGTGCGTTAGCAGCTCTTCACGATTCTTAGCCCGCTCAGTCGGTATACCAATGATCTTGTTACCCTTACCTTTTGTCAGTTGCGGTAAAGCATCTAATGAGAACAGTAACATTCTGCCTTCATTAGTAATCGCTAGGATTGATTGCGCTGTTGATTTATCGACTTTTTGTGGCAGTAATACTTTCGCATTGGCAGGTAAACTTAACAAAGCTTTACCTGCTTTATTACGCGATATCATATCCTTATTTGCCGCAATAAATCCGTAACCAGCGTCAGAAGCTAAAATATAGCACTGCTCTTCATCAGCCAACAACACATGTTCCACAGTTGCGCCGGGCGCGAGATTAAAGCGAGTCGTTATAGGTTCGCCTTGAGAGCGTGCTGACGGTAACGTATGAGTTTCTGTGGCGAATGACCTACCGGAAGTATCAATAAAGATACTCGGTTGATTGCTGCGACCTGGAGCGGCGCAAAGATATTCATCCCCCGCTTTATAAGACAAACTCTTTCCATCAATATCGTGCCCCTTGGCGCACCGCACCCAGCCTTTTGCTGATAATACAACGGTAACAGACTCGACAGGGACAAGTTCTTGCTCAGTCAGTGCTTTAGACTCTCCGCGCTCTACCAGTGGAGAGCGGCGCTCATCACCGTAGTCTTCGCCATCTTTAATCAGTTCTTTTTTAATCAGCGTTTTCATACGACGTTCAGAGCTTAAAAGCAGTTGTAGCTTGTCACGTTCTGCGGCTAGCTCATTTTGCTCAGATTGAATCTTAAACTCTTCTAACTTAGCTAGATGGCGCAGTTTTAGATCCAGAATCGCATCAGCTTGCTTATCTGACAGATTGAATCTTGTCATCAACTCAGCTTTGGGTTCATCGTGAAAACGAATGATCTCAATGACTTCATCGATATTCAAAAATGCGATCATCAAGGCATCAAGAATGTGCAGTCTGGCTAAGATTTTATCTAGGCGGTATTCTAAACGACGCTTAACCGTTGTCATCCGGAAAACCAGCCATTCAGTCAGTATTTCACGAAGGCCTTTAACCTGTGGTCGCCCGTTCAAACCTAATATATTTAGATTAACTCGATAACTTTTTTCTAGATCGGTGGTCGCAAAAAGGTGTGCCATCATCTGATCACAATCGACACGGTTAGAACGCGGCACAATGATCATCCGCACAGGGCTTTCGTGATCAGACTCATCACGTAAATCCGTTACCATAGGCAACTTCTTAGCCTGCATCTGCGCCGCAATCTGCTCCAATATCTTACCGCTACTGGCTTGATGCGGTAGTGCAGTGATCACCACTTCACCATCTTCTACACTGTATACAGCTCTAGCTCTAATCGAGCCTCGACCCGTCTGATATATTTTGGCGATATCTGCTTTCGGGGTAATGATCTCCGCTTCAGTTGGATAATCAGGTCCTGTAACGAACTCCATTAAACGAGGTAGATCGGCCTTCGGATTATCGAGTAATTCGATACAAGCGCCCACGAGCTCCTTCACATTGTGTGGCGGCACATCAGTCGCCATACCAACAGCAATACCTGTGATGCCGTTCAGTAGGATATGAGGCAACCGAGCAGGCATGACTAGTGGCTCTTTCATGGTGCCATCAAAGTTAACGCCCCAATCAACGGTCCCTTGGCCGAGCTCACTTAACAGAACTTCAGAGAATTTTGACAGTCTAGCTTCGGTATATCGCATCGCTGCAAATGACTTAGGATCATCTGGCGCCCCCCAGTTTCCCTGGCCGTCGACCAACGGATAACGGTAGGAGAACGGCTGCGCCATAAGTACCATGGCTTCATAACATGCACTATCACCGTGAGGGTGATATTTACCGAGTACGTCTCCGACGGTACGAGCAGATTTCTTATGCTTTGACTGTGCAGACAAACCAAGCTCACTCATGGCGTAAATGATACGTCTTTGAACAGGTTTAAGTCCGTCACCAATATGCGGCAGAGCTCGATCCATGATCACGTACATGGAATAATTAAGGTATGCTTCTTCCGTGAAGCGGCGCATTGGCATTTGCTCTACGCCGTCTAAGCTTAAATCTATCGCATCACTCATTACTCATTATCCTGTGACTGATTTTTTTGTGGATTTTTGTAATACAAGCGGTAAATGTTGCCCTTAAAATCATCCGAAATATACATGCCACCATCGGGTGCTGTAATTAATGAGTGGGGTCTGGCAACCGGAAACTCTCCATCTAGAAAGCTAACAACCGTACTACGTTTAACGACTTGTTTATCTTCTATTTCAAGCATCACTATCTGGTAACCGACTTTGCTTGAACGGTTCCATGAACCATTTTCAGCAACAAACATCTGATTTCTGTAACGCTCTGGAAACTGTTCACCGCGATAAAAGTGTAGCCCCATAGGTGCAACGTGAGCAGGTAACTCATACTGGGGAGCGACCACTTTCAAATTTTCGGGTTTATCATAAGCAGGTTCAATAACATCTGTGGCATGGATATAGGGAAAGCCATAATGGCTGCCTACAGTTTCTACCTTATTGATCTCATCTGGTGGCAGGTTATCTCCCATCCAGTCTCGGCTTAAGTCAGAAAACCATAACTCTTTATCTTTAACTGACCAGTCAAAAGCGCCTACTTTGCGCACGCCGCTAACAATTTGTTCGCTTTCGCCGGTATTGACATCGATTGCAATAATACTACCGAACGGTGTTTCTGGTTCACACACATTACATGTCGAACCAATAGCAATATAAAGCTTACCGTCTGGACCAAAATGCATGGCTCGTTTACTTTTTTTGGTGTTACCAGGTAAACGGTCATAAACCTCTTTAGGTCGTCCAGGACGTCTTAATCGTGACTCAATATCAACAAACCTTAAGACCCGATCATCTTCAGCGACATAAAGATCACCATCTTTAAAAGCTATCGCTTCTGGATAATGTAGCCCTTTAGCAATCGTATAGCGTTTATCGACTCTACCATCCTGGTTAGCATCGACGAGTGCCGTTATGGTTCCCTCTTTGTAGGAACCAACAAACAGTGTGCCGTTACTGCCTAAGGCCAGCTGTTTAGCATCGCCCAAATCGGAAGCAAATAGCGTTAAGCCAAAGCCTTTAGAGACTGTTATCATCACAGGCTCGGCAGCGATACTCGCAGTGCTATAAATAAGCTGAACAAATATTGCGGACAAACCGATAAATATTTGTTTGGGGTAATTTTCAAACGTCATTATTATTCTTTTAGTTTAATGCTCTGTTGATGTATGCGATCTATCTAGATCTGCGCTAAATCGCCTTTCGTCTCCAGCCAAATTTTTCTGTCGCCAGAACGTTTTTTCGCTAACAACATATCCATGAGCGCTAATGTGTCATCGGCATCACCAATGGTAAGTTGAACTAATCGACGCGTATTGGGATCCATTGTAGTTTCACGAAGCTGCAGTGGATTCATTTCACCCAAGCCTTTAAATCGTGTTACCTGTACCTTTCCTTTTCGCTTTTCTGCTGCGATGCGGTCAAGGATCCCCTCTCTCTCGGCGTCATCGAGTGCATAGAAAACTTCTTTGCCAATATCAATACGGAACAGGGGAGGCATCGCCACATAGATGTGCCCTTGTTCGACCAATACACGGTAATGCTTCATAAATAGTGCACATAACAGGGTCGCAATATGCAGTCCGTCGGAGTCAGCATCCGCCAAAATACAGATTTTTCCATACCTTAACTCTGAAATGTCGCTGCTATCAGGGTCACAACCGATCGCGACCGAGATATCATGAACCTCTTGTGATGCCAGAACTTGTGACGCATCAACTTCCCAAGTATTTAGGATTTTACCCCGCAGTGGCATTATCGCTTGAAATTCACGATCACGCGCTTGCTTAGCACTACCGCCAGCGGAGTCACCTTCCACCAAAAACAGTTCGCCACGCATCGGGTCTTGACCACTGCAATCGGTCAGTTTCCCTGGCAGTGCAGGCCCTGAAGTAATACGCTTACGCGCCACTTTTTTCGCAGCTTTCAAACGCTTCTGTGCATTATTAATACACATATCAGCTAAAGCTTCAGCCTGCTCTGTATTAGTGTTTAGCCACAGGCTAAATGCATCACGTACAATTCCAGATACAAAAGCCGCACATTGGCGACTCGATAGTTTCTCTTTAGTTTGTCCTGAAAATTGTGGGTCTTGCATCTTGATAGACAAGATAAAGGTGCAACGATCCCAGATATCTTCTGGGGTTAACTTGATCCCCCGAGGCATCAAGTTTCTAAACTCACAAAACTCACGCATGGACTCAAGCAAGCCTTGCCTGAAACCATTCACGTGCGTACCACCTAGTGGTGTTGGAATAAGATTAACGTAACTCTCATTTAAGAAATCCCCACTTTCAGGCAACCAAGTGATTGCCCAATCAGCTGCTTCAAGGTTACCCTTGAAATTGCCAACAAACGGAACTTCAGGCAACGTAGGCGCGCCATCAATTGACGACTTTAAGTAATCTTCTAAGCCACTTTCATAGAACCACTCTTGTGTCTCATTGGTCTGCTTATTTACAAACTTAATTCTTAAGCCTGGGCACAACACAGCCTTTGCTTTGAGCAAATAAGAGAGCTTACTGACAGAGAAATTACCGGAATCGAAATAACTAACATCAGGCCAAAAGTGGACTCTAGTACCGGTATTTCGTCGACCACAGGTACCCGTTACACGTAGTTCTTCAACTTTTTCGCCATGCTCAAAAGCCATATCATAGACTTCAGCATTACGCCTTACGGTGATTTCAACTCGATTAGATAGCGCGTTAACAACCGAGATCCCCACCCCATGTAAACCACCTGAGAATTGGTAGTTTTTATTAGAAAACTTACCACCGGCATGCAGCTTAGTGAGGATCAACTCAACCCCGGGTATCCCCTCTTCTGGGTGAATATCTACAGGCATACCACGGCCGTCATCGGTAACTTCGAGTGAGTTGTCGGCATGTAAGATAACGTCGATTCGACTAGCATGCCCAGCAAGCGCCTCATCGACACTATTATCGATGACTTCCTGCCCTAAATGGTTCGGGCGCGAAGTATCCGTGTACATACCCGGGCGACGTTTTACAGGGTCAAGTCCGTTGAGGACTTCAATAGCATCTGAGGTGTATTGATTTGTCATGGCACACATTTTTTTTTGTTATTCAGGCCATGTTGCGGCCCTACGGGTCTATTTGTCAAGAAAACAGGTATTCACAAATGGAAGTCAACTGATCTTCA
The Shewanella sp. KX20019 DNA segment above includes these coding regions:
- a CDS encoding glycerophosphodiester phosphodiesterase — encoded protein: MKIYAHRGASGSAPENTVKAFMKAIELGAEAIELDIHLVEDQLYVFHDRRLEGKSSGRGIIDKASKQYVAGITVSGEAIPTLVEVLAALKPYNIEVNIELKGLSVLPAFTELYANLIQQQSYEPSKLLISSFNHPMLKTFKQSFPCANVAPLIEGVPLNLAQVVSELDAYSIHLGLSFVTEEMINDAHKRGAKVYVYTVDFSDDITMLAALGVDGIFTNFPARAINTLAKN
- a CDS encoding DUF3392 domain-containing protein — its product is MSKLIEFLSYLGSFIYPWLTEASTAIVACALVVFGSDINRFLRRYLTGRSFIIRTFVFVLVNAFGYGLIIVKLSPVLAQYMAKAPSHWLFILVVAVFIAIGGWAQRNKQV
- a CDS encoding D-2-hydroxyacid dehydrogenase codes for the protein MGHKLLLLTRENERYRQLLASCHLPNIHILDDNPQNIFNADLWLAEPSLAAPILPHAANLKWMQSTFAGVDALVKPRQRRDYELTNVRGIFGPLMSEYMFGYLLAYQREHFKYRSQQAQKVWLPGSYKTLQGQNLLLLGTGSIAKHIAQTAKHFGMHVIGINRGAKPTKGFDEVDTLANLTHYLPRADAVASILPSTPETRGALNQHTLSLLKKEVVLFNLGRGDVLDLDALYIQLIQNQQQQAILDVFNQEPLPEEHPIWSLDNVVITPHIAAPSFPEQVVEIFSENYHKWIKGEKLSHRVHFERGY
- a CDS encoding bacterioferritin-associated ferredoxin: MYVCLCHAITDTQIKEAVSQGDASLADVKRRLGVADQCGKCAKMATQIIQRQVDIEPNFYEVA
- the parC gene encoding DNA topoisomerase IV subunit A, which gives rise to MSDAIDLSLDGVEQMPMRRFTEEAYLNYSMYVIMDRALPHIGDGLKPVQRRIIYAMSELGLSAQSKHKKSARTVGDVLGKYHPHGDSACYEAMVLMAQPFSYRYPLVDGQGNWGAPDDPKSFAAMRYTEARLSKFSEVLLSELGQGTVDWGVNFDGTMKEPLVMPARLPHILLNGITGIAVGMATDVPPHNVKELVGACIELLDNPKADLPRLMEFVTGPDYPTEAEIITPKADIAKIYQTGRGSIRARAVYSVEDGEVVITALPHQASSGKILEQIAAQMQAKKLPMVTDLRDESDHESPVRMIIVPRSNRVDCDQMMAHLFATTDLEKSYRVNLNILGLNGRPQVKGLREILTEWLVFRMTTVKRRLEYRLDKILARLHILDALMIAFLNIDEVIEIIRFHDEPKAELMTRFNLSDKQADAILDLKLRHLAKLEEFKIQSEQNELAAERDKLQLLLSSERRMKTLIKKELIKDGEDYGDERRSPLVERGESKALTEQELVPVESVTVVLSAKGWVRCAKGHDIDGKSLSYKAGDEYLCAAPGRSNQPSIFIDTSGRSFATETHTLPSARSQGEPITTRFNLAPGATVEHVLLADEEQCYILASDAGYGFIAANKDMISRNKAGKALLSLPANAKVLLPQKVDKSTAQSILAITNEGRMLLFSLDALPQLTKGKGNKIIGIPTERAKNREELLTHLQVIPEGMPVTLWAGKRKLTLKPSDLEHYRGERGRRGAKLPRGLQRVDSVELGEGEQQE
- a CDS encoding PQQ-dependent sugar dehydrogenase, producing MTFENYPKQIFIGLSAIFVQLIYSTASIAAEPVMITVSKGFGLTLFASDLGDAKQLALGSNGTLFVGSYKEGTITALVDANQDGRVDKRYTIAKGLHYPEAIAFKDGDLYVAEDDRVLRFVDIESRLRRPGRPKEVYDRLPGNTKKSKRAMHFGPDGKLYIAIGSTCNVCEPETPFGSIIAIDVNTGESEQIVSGVRKVGAFDWSVKDKELWFSDLSRDWMGDNLPPDEINKVETVGSHYGFPYIHATDVIEPAYDKPENLKVVAPQYELPAHVAPMGLHFYRGEQFPERYRNQMFVAENGSWNRSSKVGYQIVMLEIEDKQVVKRSTVVSFLDGEFPVARPHSLITAPDGGMYISDDFKGNIYRLYYKNPQKNQSQDNE
- the parE gene encoding DNA topoisomerase IV subunit B, with the translated sequence MTNQYTSDAIEVLNGLDPVKRRPGMYTDTSRPNHLGQEVIDNSVDEALAGHASRIDVILHADNSLEVTDDGRGMPVDIHPEEGIPGVELILTKLHAGGKFSNKNYQFSGGLHGVGISVVNALSNRVEITVRRNAEVYDMAFEHGEKVEELRVTGTCGRRNTGTRVHFWPDVSYFDSGNFSVSKLSYLLKAKAVLCPGLRIKFVNKQTNETQEWFYESGLEDYLKSSIDGAPTLPEVPFVGNFKGNLEAADWAITWLPESGDFLNESYVNLIPTPLGGTHVNGFRQGLLESMREFCEFRNLMPRGIKLTPEDIWDRCTFILSIKMQDPQFSGQTKEKLSSRQCAAFVSGIVRDAFSLWLNTNTEQAEALADMCINNAQKRLKAAKKVARKRITSGPALPGKLTDCSGQDPMRGELFLVEGDSAGGSAKQARDREFQAIMPLRGKILNTWEVDASQVLASQEVHDISVAIGCDPDSSDISELRYGKICILADADSDGLHIATLLCALFMKHYRVLVEQGHIYVAMPPLFRIDIGKEVFYALDDAEREGILDRIAAEKRKGKVQVTRFKGLGEMNPLQLRETTMDPNTRRLVQLTIGDADDTLALMDMLLAKKRSGDRKIWLETKGDLAQI